A portion of the Macaca mulatta isolate MMU2019108-1 chromosome 2, T2T-MMU8v2.0, whole genome shotgun sequence genome contains these proteins:
- the TRH gene encoding thyrotropin releasing hormone isoform X1, with protein MKMSAMELRIRTWRWGRWQESWRGHNHAAMPGPWLLLALALTLNLTGVPGGRAQPEAAQQEAVTAAERPGLDDLLRQVERVLFLRENIQRLQGDQGEHSASQILQSDWLAKRQHPGKREEEEEEGVEEEEEEEAGAVGPHKRQHPGRREDEASWSVDVTQHKRQHPGRRSPWLGYAVTKRQHPGRRLADPKAQRSWEEEEEEEEREEELMPEKRQHPGKRALGGPCGPQGACGQAGLLLGLLDDLSRNQGAEEKRQHPGRRAA; from the exons ATGAAGATGTCGGCCATGGAGCTTAGAATTAGAACGTGGCGATGGGGACGTTGGCAGGAGTCTTGGCGGGGACACAACC ACGCCGCGATGCCCGGCCCTTGGTTGCTGCTCGCCCTGGCTTTGACCCTGAACCTGACCGGTGTCCCTGGGGGCCGTGCTCAGCCAGAGGCGGCCCAGCAGGAGGCAGTGACAGCCGCGGAGCGTCCGGGCCTGGATGACCTCCTGCGCCAGGTGGAGCGCGTCCTCTTCCTCCGGGAAAACATCCAGCGGCTGCAAGGGGACCAGGGTGAGCACTCCG CGTCCCAGATCCTTCAATCTGACTGGCTCGCCAAACGTCAGCATCCAGgcaaaagagaggaggaggaggaagagggagttgaagaagaggaagaggaagaagcgGGGGCTGTGGGACCCCACAAACGGCAGCACCCTGGCCGACGGGAAGATGAGGCTTCATGGTCAGTCGATGTAACCCAGCACAAGCGGCAGCATCCTGGCCGGCGCTCCCCCTGGCTTGGGTATGCTGTCACAAAGCGGCAGCACCCAGGCAGAAGGCTGGCAGATCCCAAGGCTCAAAGGAgctgggaagaagaggaggaggaggaagagagagaggaagagctgATGCCTGAGAAACGCCAGCATCCGGGCAAGAGGGCCCTGGGAGGACCCTGTGGGCCCCAGGGAGCCTGTGGTCAGGCGGGCCTCCTACTGGGGCTCCTGGATGACCTGAGTAGGAACCAGGGAGCTGAGGAAAAGCGGCAGCACCCTGGCCGGCGGGCTGCCTAG
- the TRH gene encoding thyrotropin releasing hormone isoform X3 codes for MPGPWLLLALALTLNLTGVPGGRAQPEAAQQEAVTAAERPGLDDLLRQVERVLFLRENIQRLQGDQASQILQSDWLAKRQHPGKREEEEEEGVEEEEEEEAGAVGPHKRQHPGRREDEASWSVDVTQHKRQHPGRRSPWLGYAVTKRQHPGRRLADPKAQRSWEEEEEEEEREEELMPEKRQHPGKRALGGPCGPQGACGQAGLLLGLLDDLSRNQGAEEKRQHPGRRAA; via the exons ATGCCCGGCCCTTGGTTGCTGCTCGCCCTGGCTTTGACCCTGAACCTGACCGGTGTCCCTGGGGGCCGTGCTCAGCCAGAGGCGGCCCAGCAGGAGGCAGTGACAGCCGCGGAGCGTCCGGGCCTGGATGACCTCCTGCGCCAGGTGGAGCGCGTCCTCTTCCTCCGGGAAAACATCCAGCGGCTGCAAGGGGACCAGG CGTCCCAGATCCTTCAATCTGACTGGCTCGCCAAACGTCAGCATCCAGgcaaaagagaggaggaggaggaagagggagttgaagaagaggaagaggaagaagcgGGGGCTGTGGGACCCCACAAACGGCAGCACCCTGGCCGACGGGAAGATGAGGCTTCATGGTCAGTCGATGTAACCCAGCACAAGCGGCAGCATCCTGGCCGGCGCTCCCCCTGGCTTGGGTATGCTGTCACAAAGCGGCAGCACCCAGGCAGAAGGCTGGCAGATCCCAAGGCTCAAAGGAgctgggaagaagaggaggaggaggaagagagagaggaagagctgATGCCTGAGAAACGCCAGCATCCGGGCAAGAGGGCCCTGGGAGGACCCTGTGGGCCCCAGGGAGCCTGTGGTCAGGCGGGCCTCCTACTGGGGCTCCTGGATGACCTGAGTAGGAACCAGGGAGCTGAGGAAAAGCGGCAGCACCCTGGCCGGCGGGCTGCCTAG
- the TRH gene encoding thyrotropin releasing hormone isoform X2 yields MPGPWLLLALALTLNLTGVPGGRAQPEAAQQEAVTAAERPGLDDLLRQVERVLFLRENIQRLQGDQGEHSASQILQSDWLAKRQHPGKREEEEEEGVEEEEEEEAGAVGPHKRQHPGRREDEASWSVDVTQHKRQHPGRRSPWLGYAVTKRQHPGRRLADPKAQRSWEEEEEEEEREEELMPEKRQHPGKRALGGPCGPQGACGQAGLLLGLLDDLSRNQGAEEKRQHPGRRAA; encoded by the exons ATGCCCGGCCCTTGGTTGCTGCTCGCCCTGGCTTTGACCCTGAACCTGACCGGTGTCCCTGGGGGCCGTGCTCAGCCAGAGGCGGCCCAGCAGGAGGCAGTGACAGCCGCGGAGCGTCCGGGCCTGGATGACCTCCTGCGCCAGGTGGAGCGCGTCCTCTTCCTCCGGGAAAACATCCAGCGGCTGCAAGGGGACCAGGGTGAGCACTCCG CGTCCCAGATCCTTCAATCTGACTGGCTCGCCAAACGTCAGCATCCAGgcaaaagagaggaggaggaggaagagggagttgaagaagaggaagaggaagaagcgGGGGCTGTGGGACCCCACAAACGGCAGCACCCTGGCCGACGGGAAGATGAGGCTTCATGGTCAGTCGATGTAACCCAGCACAAGCGGCAGCATCCTGGCCGGCGCTCCCCCTGGCTTGGGTATGCTGTCACAAAGCGGCAGCACCCAGGCAGAAGGCTGGCAGATCCCAAGGCTCAAAGGAgctgggaagaagaggaggaggaggaagagagagaggaagagctgATGCCTGAGAAACGCCAGCATCCGGGCAAGAGGGCCCTGGGAGGACCCTGTGGGCCCCAGGGAGCCTGTGGTCAGGCGGGCCTCCTACTGGGGCTCCTGGATGACCTGAGTAGGAACCAGGGAGCTGAGGAAAAGCGGCAGCACCCTGGCCGGCGGGCTGCCTAG